In the genome of Deltaproteobacteria bacterium, the window GAGGACCATGAGCCTCCGGAACGGGACCCTCCTCCGTCTGGAACGGCTCAGGGAACTCTTCGATCTCACAGAGTTCGATGTCGACCTCCTACTGGTCTGCCTCATGCCGGAGCTCGACCTCCGTTACGAGCGCCTCTACGCTTACCTCCAGGACGATGTAACAAAGAGGAGGCCCGGGGTGGACCTGGCCATCCAGCTTCTCTGTCCCTCATTCGAGGCCAGGCTCACCGCACGGAGACGTTTCGCCCCGAGAGCACCCCTTATCAAACACCGCCTCGTCGAGCTCTTCGACGACCCCTCTAATCCAAGGCCTACTCTGCTCGGCCGGTACATCAAGATAGACGAGCGGGTAGTCGAATACCTGCTCGGGTCCGACGAGCCTGACACCCGTCTCCTTCCCTATGCCAGACTCATCCTGCCCCGGGCCAGCCTGGAAGACCTACTCCTTCCGACCCATGTCAAACGCCGTCTCAGAGGCATTGGCCGTCAAAAGGGACCAAACGGCAAGGGCCCGGTCCTCTATCTTCAGGGCCCTTACGGTGTGGGAAAGCAGGTCACTGCAGAAGCGGTGTGCCGCGAACTCGGCCTGAGGCTGCTGGTAGTCGATGGAAGGCGGCTGCTGCAGGCCGAAAATCCCCCCCTTGAGAGCGCCTTGGCGATCATCAGCCGGGAAGTGCGGCTCCAGGGGGCTGCTCTCTACTGGGCCGGATTCGACGCTCTTTTGGCCGACGACAAGCGGCCTTCCCGGGATCTGCTCATCCGCGAGTTGGAGGATTGCGGCGGGTTGGCCTTTCTGGCAGGCGAGACTTCCTGGGAGCCGGTGGACGCGCTCCACGAAACGCCCTTTGTGCGCGTCGAATCCCGCCGCCCCGGGTACGCCGAAAGGCTGCACCTCTGGACAAGGTTACTCCGGGACACCGGGACTACCGAGGCAGGTCTGGATCTGAGGGCCCTGGCCAACAGGTTCGCCTTGACAGGAGGCCAGATAAGGGATGCTCTCGCCACGGCCCGCAACCTGGCCCGGTGGCGCAACCCTGAGAACGGCCATGTGACCACGGGCGATCTCTACCGAGCCTGCCGGTTGCACTCAAACCGCAGACTCGCGGTGCTGGCCCATAAGATCAAACCCCGCTACCTCTGGGACGACATCATCCTCCCGGAAGACCGCCGCCGCCAACTGCGGGAAATCTGCAACTGCGTCAAGTACCGTTCCCTGGTCTACGAGGATTGGGGTTTCGACCAGAAGCTCTCCCTGGGCAAGGGGCTCAACGTCCTGTTCGCGGGGCCCTCCGGCACGGGCAAGACCATGGCGGCAGAGATAATGGCCCAGGATCTGGGGCTCGACCTCTACAAGATCGACCTGTCGGGAGTGGTGAGCAAGTACATCGGTGAGACCGAGAAGAACCTGGCCCGCATCTTCGCCGAGGCCGAGACGAGCAACGCGATCCTCTTTTTCGACGAAGCCGATGCACTCTTCGGAAAACGAAGCGAAGTACGCGATTCCCACGATCGCTATGCCAATGTCGAGATCAGCTACCTGCTCCAGCGAATGGAGGAGTACGAAGGCGTCGTCATCCTGGCCACCAACCTGCGCAAGAACATGGACGACGCCTTTGTAAGGCGAATGCATTTCGCGGTGGAGTTCCCCTTCCCCGGAGAAAGGGACAGGCGGCGCATCTGGGAGGGCATCTGGCCAGAGCAGACCCCTCTGAGCCAGGACCTGGATCTGGATTTCATGGCACGCCAGTTCGAAATCGCCGGGGGCAACATCCGAAACGTGGCAGTGGCCGCTTCTTTTCTGGCCGCTGATGAGGGAGGCGTCCTGAACATGTCCCACCTGATCCGGGCCACACGGCGCGAGTATCAGAAGATGGGCAAGGTTCTGAGTGAAGGAGAGTTCGGGAGGTACGCCAGGCTCGCAGAGACACGATAGGGCAAGGTGGAGGACAATGGAGGAGCGGAAACTCGAATCACGGAAAAAACCCCAACCGTCCCAGATCAGGCATTCCCCAAAGACGACGAACCCCCTGTTCCATCAACCGGACCTTTTGGCCAGACTGGGCTCGAGAGCCCGAGGCGGCCCTGCCGCCACGGCCGACGGATCAAGACTCAAAAGAGCCCTCTCCTCGAGACTGGCCCATGCCGGCCTGTCCCTGGTCAGGTTGCAGCAACGATACGGAAACCGTTTCGTCCAGAGGGTATTGGCCCTGGCCGCGGAAAGGAGTGAGGAACAAGAGGTCTCTCCAGAGCTGGAAGAGACGATCGACCGCGCCCGAGGAGGAGGCCGGCCTCTGGACCCGGAGAGCCTTGCCAGGATGGAGCCTGCCTTCCATGCCGATTTCAGCAGGGTTCGGGTCCACACCGACCAAGAAGCAGACTCCCTCAGCCAGGCCCTCAATGCCCGGGCTTTCACCACCGGGAGGGACATCTTCTTCCGGGAGGGGGCGTATGATCCGGGCAGTTCGGCCGGCCGGGAACTGCTTGCCCATGAACTCACGCACGTGGTGCAACAGAGCGGGGAGGAGATCAAGCCGAAGCTGATCCTGGGCCTGCCCGGAGACGAGTACGAACGGGAAGCAGACGAGGTTGCAAAGGCCGTGGCCCGTAAGGAAAACCGGAGTGTTGAGCGGCAGGCCGAAGAGGAAAAAGAGGAAGAGGAGCCCATCCAATTGAAGGGCGGTGGGATCGGGGTTGACCGGCAGGCCGGGGAAGGCCAAGAGGCAAAGGATCCCAGGGAGACCGAAGACGCAGGATTCGGGATAGAAGTGGAGCCGGGACCGGTGACGCCCATTTCAAAACCCCTGTCCCGGCCTGTTCCCACCACTGAAGAGGAAGAAACCGCCCAGGCCACACTCCAGCGAAAGAGCAGCGACACCCTCCGCATCCAGAGGATCACCCCTGAAGCGGTAGGCGCGGCAGTGGCGGTCATCGCCGTGACCTACACGGTCGTAAAGGACATCGTAGATGCCCTCGACGGGGACGTCAAATACTCCTTTGACCGCATGCGCGGGCAGAAGTACCCGAGAAACAACAAGAACTGGGAGAAGATAACCCCCTGGTACTCTACATACGTGGATCTGTCTATCTGGCGCAAAAACGGGTTCGGCACAAGGACGGGAATGAAGGTCCGGGTCCACTGGGAATACAATGGATACGGATTGAGCGGCGTTTACATTACAAAGCGCTGGGCAGGTGATGCCCCAATGTGGGGCGCGAAGTTCACCTGGTTGATCCAACCCCTGATGGCCGTGAGGAAAGACGTAAACGGCAATCCGGTCGCCCTGGTGAGGGTCGTCCTCGATGGGACGTACACAAGGACGCTTGCATCCGACATCTCTTCCAACCACTCCTGGATCATCGATGGAGAGGGAAAGTGCAGGTAGAGTATGGGAAACCACCCGTCAGGATCCGATCCTATCGATTCCGAGCCCGAGACCTTCCAAATCGAGAGGGACGTGGTCCAACTCAACAACATCGAATGGACCCTTGAGAGCCTAAGGGGCGTACTTGGGCCGGGACAGGCGAGGCCCGAAGCGGTCCCGGGCCGGGGAGAGTGGAAAACCGCGTCTTTTGAGGAGGCTCTGGTGCCCGAAACATCGGCTCTCCGCCTCAAGGCGACCTGGTCATGCAGGGACGGCCTTCTGTCTGATCTGAGCGTCACTCCTCTTCCCGCTGCAGACTACAAGGCACCCAGGGGAAGCCACATCGAGGTGAGGCTTACCCCTCTCATGGCGACTGTCCCGGACCCGGAGGGAAGGCCGGGTGCCCAGCTCACCATCTCTGTTGAGCTCGCCCTGGGAGAGACCCATGATTCCCGGGAATTCCGCATCAACGGCCATGGAGGCTGGCAAGAAGTCCGGCAGGAGGAATAGGAGAATGAGGCTGCTCCCGGCAGAGATCCATCCTGCCCGAACAGGAAAGGGGGAGTCATGATCCAGGATCTCGACAGGACCCTGGAAGAACTGCTCAGGCGTGAACTTCCGGCTGAACTGGTCTCGCAGATCACCATCAGCTTCGCCACGCCCGATGAGCAGTTCCCCCCTCCCTCGGTCACCCTCCCTTCGGTCGATCTCTTCCTTTACGATATCAGGGAAAACCGGGATCTGCGGACAAACGAGTGGATTGTGGAGAGAGAGAGCGACGGGTCGACTACCAAGAGGCGCCCGCCTGTGAGGGTGGAATGCTCCTATCTGATCACGGCCTGGCCGAGTGATAGCACTCCCAACCCGGCCCGGGACGAGCATCGGCTCCTCGGAGAAGTGATGAAGGTCATGCTCCGCCACCCTACCATTCCAGCTGAGGTGCTCCAGGGGGGGCTGAAAGGCCAGGAGCCTCCCCTACCCGCCATCAGCCTCCTGCCGGGCCGCCTGGAGATGATGGGTCCTTTCTGGCAGGCCCTCGGGGGAAAGCTCAAGGCGGCCCTCAACTACATGGTGACCTTCGGCCTCGAGGTCCACAGGCCGGTCCAGGCCGAGGTGGTTACCGAGAAGATGCTCAAGTTTCGTGTTACCAAGGAGACCGCACCATGAGCGAGTGGGAGATCATCCGGCACGTCGTCGCCATCGCGGGCAGGGTAATCGACGGTCAAACCGGCAGGGCCGTGAGAGGGGGGCAGGTGGTGATCAGCCACGGACCCGAGACCTTCATGGCCTGGCTCGCCGCCAGGGCAAAGGAACGGGGCTCTCCTTGGGCTTCCATGGCGGAGAGGCCGGACCGGACCCGCACAGAAGCGGACGGCCATTTCCACTTCATGGACCTTCCTGAAGGAGACTATACCCTTGCGGCCTCCCTGCCCGAGGCTCTCGGCCGCTACGGCACGGCCCGGAAAGACGTTACTGTCGCCCGCGACGCCCAGGGCCACATAGCAATGGGAAAGGCGGAAATCGCCCTCCCCCCCACCACGGTAAAGGGCCTGATCGCCGACCAGGCCGGCCATCCCGTGGCCATGGCCGAGGTAAGGGTAAGGGGGAGCGGCGAGGGGTGTTTCAGCGACGGCCAGGGACGATACCTCCTGCCCCCCCTGGAAGCGGGGAGGCGGGTGGTCCAGGTCTCTGCCCGTGGCTACCAGGCAGCCGAGCAGACGGTGCTGGTCGGCTTTCCTGGAGAGGTCAAGACACTCGACTTCACCCTGGCTGAGCCCCCACCGTGAACCGGGCTGCGCCAGGAAGGGGCTCTGCCCGAGGCGGGCCTTCCTCACCGGAGGTGGAAAGGGGAGATGGATGGAGAAGCCGGATCCCCGGAGAGAGACCACATGGAGGGGGAACCTCAACGGCCCCGCCCATTTGGAATTTGATCCATAACCCGAAGAAAGGAGTCTGCCATGCCCGAATATTTAGCTCCAGGAGTATTCGTAGAGGAGGTGCCCTCGGCTATCAAACCGATCGCCGGAGTGGGCACCAGCACGGCCGGTTTTGTCGGCCTCTCTGCCGATATTGCAGATGACCAGATGCCTGAGAAACCGGCAGGCGGCCATTACAGCCAAGCCGACGCTCAAGACCCTCAGCCGGTAAACAACTGGGAGGAGTTCAAGCAGAAATTCGGCGATTTCCAGGCAGCCAATCAGTATCTGGCCCATGGGGTCTACGGGTTCTTCAACAACGGGGGCACCCGCTGCTGGGTCAACCGGGTCAGCTCCGTCGATGACCTGGACGATGCGGTGGACCAGTTCCAGAGTATCGACGAGATCGCGGTGGTGGCCGCTCCTCTGCCGCCAGACACCTCCCAGGACGCCCTCCACGCGATCCACGAAAAGCTCGTCACCCACTGCCAGTTGATGGAAGACCGGGTGGCAATCCTCGACAGCACCCGGGATATCACCGACGACAACTTCGTCATCACCACGGATGACAGCGGCATCTGGCGGCCCGCCGCAAACAAGAAGGGATACGGTGCCTTCTACTTCCCCTGGATCGAGGTGGCCGATCCCCTCAAGCCGGCTGGTTCCCGCGTCGCCGTTCCTCCAAGCGGCCATCTTGCCGGGATCTACGCCCGAAGCGACGCCCAGCGTGGCGTGCACAAGGCCCCTGCCAACGAGATGATCATGGGCGCTCTGGGAACTCGATACCGGGTGAGCAAGATCCTCCAGAAGACCCTCAACCCAAAGGGGGTCAACTGCATCCGGCCCTTCAACGGCACTATCAAGGTCTGGGGGGCACGTACCCTCGCCTCTGACCCGGCAGGCGATCCCGAGTGGATCTACATAAACGTCCGCCGCCTCTTCAACTTCCTCCGCGAGTCCATAGACAAGGGGACGCAGTGGGTCGTCTTTGAGCCGAACGAGCCGAAGCTCTGGGCCAAGATAACGCGGAACATCACGGCCTTCCTCACCAACGTTTGGCGTGGGGGAGCCCTCTTCGGCACCACTCCGCAGGAGGCCTTCTACGTGAAGTGCGATGCCGAGACGAATCCACCGGAGGTACGCGAACTCGGCCAGGTGGTCACCGAGATCGGCGTGGCTGTTGTCAAGCCTGCTGAGTTCGTGATTTTCCGTATCAGCCAGTGGACGGGACCGAGCGGTTCATAACCGCCCGGAAGACCCGGCATCAGGGTGGAATCGACAATGCCGACCTACACGACACCCGGGATCTATAGGGAGGAGAGACTGCTCGAGGCAAGGGCCGAGCCACGCACTGGGGTACCCGCCTTCCTCGGTTACACCGGAAGAGTCCCCGGCGACGAGTTGGGGAGGAAGACCCTCTATACCCCCCAACGCGTCACCCTCTGGCCCCAGTTCGAGGAGGCCTTCGGCCCGCCCCCACCGGGGGGCCACCTGGCTGACGCGGTCCGGGGCTTCTTCGAAAACCGCGGGACTCTCTGCTATGTGGTACCTCTGGACCGGGCCGACCCGCCCCGAGATGCACTGAAGATGGGCCTTGATGCCCTGGCCTCTTGGGAGACGGGAGACCTGGTCTGCACTCCGGATCTTATCAGGATGTATCCCCAGGAGGCTCTCCCCCCGCCAGACTCCCTCGGTCCTGTCTGGTCGGCCTATGTGGGGCAGCTCCTGCGGCGATGGGGTCGGTCGCCCAACCCCGAGGAAGTGACGGCCATGCAGAACGATGTCCTCGGCCTTTGCGATTCTCTGGAGGGTCCTTTTGCCATACTCGACAGCCTTCCCGGGGCGGATCCCAGCCAGGTTCTCGTCCAACGGCAGAAGCTGAAGGGGACCAGGGGTGCACTCTACTACCCCTGGATCAAGTTGGAGGAGACCACCTGCGTGCCGCCCTGCGGCCATGTGGCAGGGGTTTATGCGAGAAGCGACAGGCAGGTGGGGGTTCACAAGGCGCCGGCCAACGAAGTGCTGGAAGGAGCCCTCGATCTGGAGGTCTCTCTCACCAATGGAGAGCAAGGTCTCCTCAATCCCGCAGGAGTCAACTGTCTCCGAGCCTTTCCTGGACGTGGCATCCGGGTCTGGGGGGCACGGACCCTCAGCAGGGATGAGAACCTGGCCTATGTCAGCGTCTGCCGTCTCCTTCTCACGGTGGCACGCTGGGTGGGCCAGACCCTGTCGGAGGCCGTCTTCGAACCCCATGATCCCAGCCTCTGGGCCGGGATCCGCCGGGAGCTCACCGTCTATTTCACCGACCTGTTCCAGAGGGGAGCACTCAAGGGGACATCACCCGAGGAGGCCTTCTCGGTGAAGTGTGATGAAGAAACAAGCCCACCGGAGGTACGCCGGGCAGGAAGACTGGTTGCCGAGGTCCGTCTTGCTCCCACAGAGCCGAATGAATTCGTCATCCTCCGCATCATCCAGGAGGCCGGCGGAGCAACGGTGGCCTTCAAGCCCACAAGACCCCGCGGCTCGCCGGGAACGCCGAATCCCACGGGAGGCGGTCCTCCCCCCGAGTTGGCAATTACTCGTATCGAATACGACCCTCCAGGTCATGACTGGGCAGGAGAGCATGTGGTGATCGAGAACAAGGGCAAAAGGCCCGCCGATCTGACAGGTTGGACTATCAGCGACCTTGCCGGCCACACCTTTGTTTTCCCGCAATTTACCCTGCATCCCGGCCTGTCGGTACGCATCTGGACAAAAGCCGGGGCCGACACGGCGAAAGATCTTTACTGGGGGCGGCGCGGGGCCGCGATCTGGAACAACGTGGGCGATCGGGCCTTCCTCAGGGACCAGGAGGGCAATCTCGTCCACGTGTATACCTGTAGTGCATTGAACCGGTATCCCGACACCGGGGCAAGACCTGCCGGGTCCGCCGGGCCCGGATAAAACGCCAAGGAGGTTTGAATCATGCCAGTGGGAGATCGAAAAGATCCGTATCGCGCTTATAATTTTCTGGTGGAGTTGGACGGCATCACCCGGGCGGGCTTCCGGGAATGCTCCGGGTTGGATTCCTCCCAGGACCCCATCGAATACCGGGAGGGGAACGAAGCTCTGACGCCGCGCAAGCTGCCGGGCCTGGTCAAGTATTCCAACATCACCCTTAAGTGGGGCATCACCGACGATGCGGAGCTCTGGGAGTGGCGAAAGAAGGCAATGGACGGCAAGGTTGAGCGAAAGAACGGCTCCATCGTCCTCCTGGACGACGCCGGAGAGGAGAAGCTCCGCTGGAACTTCCGCAACGGCTGGCCCACCAAGTGGACGGGCCCGAGCCTCAATGCCACGGGAAACGAGGTGGCTGTCGAGGACCTGGAAATCACCCATGAAGGAGTGGAAAAGGCATGACGCTCGAGACAGAATTCCCTTTCACCCTGCCCCGGGGATATGTGGACGCCGATGGCAACCTCCACCGTGAGGGAGTGATGCGCCTTGCCACAGCCTACGACGAGATCGCACCCATGAAGGATCCCCGTGTCCAGGCGAACCCGGGCTATCTGGTGATCATCCTCCTTTCCCGGGTGATCACCCGCCTCGGCGAGTTGACCCACATCAATCCCAAGATAATCGAGGGCATCTTCTCGGCCGATCTGGCCTTCTTGCAGGACTTCTATCGTCGCGTCAACCAGAACGGCCACAGCCGGTTGGGGGTCACATGCCCCCATTGTGAGAAGGCCTTCGAGGTGGAGGTCAACGGCTCGGGGGGGTGATGAGCTACCCCTTGGACCGACTGTTCGAGGAGGTAGCTTACATAGCCTATCACTTCCACTGGCCGTTCGACCAGATCATGGGGATGGAACACCGCGAGCGGCAGCGGTGGGTCGGGGAGATCGCCAAGATCAATCACCGGCTCAATGAGACCGCAGGGAGCGGCAAACCATGGCGGTAGGGGACCGTACAGACCCTTATCTGGCTTTCAACTTCCTGGTCGAAATCGATGGGGTAGTGGCCGGCGGGTTCAGCGAGGTCACCGGTCTGGAGGTCGAAGTCGAGGTCCACGACTATCGCGAAGGCGGGGTCAACGGCTATGTTCACAGGTTGGCCGGCCCTGCCCGCTATCCGTCGAATCTCGTTCTCAAACACGGGATGACAGACGTCGACGCCCTCTGGAAGTGGCACCAGGAGGTGACCCAGGGTACCATCCAGAGGAAAAACGGATCCATCGTCCTTCTGGACGCCGCAGGAGAAGAGAAGTGGCGCTGGAATTTTGTCCAGGCCTATCCGGTCAAGTGGACCGGGCCGGAGCTGCGCGCGACCTCCGCCGTTGTGGCCGT includes:
- a CDS encoding phage tail sheath family protein, with the translated sequence MPEYLAPGVFVEEVPSAIKPIAGVGTSTAGFVGLSADIADDQMPEKPAGGHYSQADAQDPQPVNNWEEFKQKFGDFQAANQYLAHGVYGFFNNGGTRCWVNRVSSVDDLDDAVDQFQSIDEIAVVAAPLPPDTSQDALHAIHEKLVTHCQLMEDRVAILDSTRDITDDNFVITTDDSGIWRPAANKKGYGAFYFPWIEVADPLKPAGSRVAVPPSGHLAGIYARSDAQRGVHKAPANEMIMGALGTRYRVSKILQKTLNPKGVNCIRPFNGTIKVWGARTLASDPAGDPEWIYINVRRLFNFLRESIDKGTQWVVFEPNEPKLWAKITRNITAFLTNVWRGGALFGTTPQEAFYVKCDAETNPPEVRELGQVVTEIGVAVVKPAEFVIFRISQWTGPSGS
- a CDS encoding carboxypeptidase regulatory-like domain-containing protein — protein: MSEWEIIRHVVAIAGRVIDGQTGRAVRGGQVVISHGPETFMAWLAARAKERGSPWASMAERPDRTRTEADGHFHFMDLPEGDYTLAASLPEALGRYGTARKDVTVARDAQGHIAMGKAEIALPPTTVKGLIADQAGHPVAMAEVRVRGSGEGCFSDGQGRYLLPPLEAGRRVVQVSARGYQAAEQTVLVGFPGEVKTLDFTLAEPPP
- a CDS encoding DUF4255 domain-containing protein; protein product: MIQDLDRTLEELLRRELPAELVSQITISFATPDEQFPPPSVTLPSVDLFLYDIRENRDLRTNEWIVERESDGSTTKRRPPVRVECSYLITAWPSDSTPNPARDEHRLLGEVMKVMLRHPTIPAEVLQGGLKGQEPPLPAISLLPGRLEMMGPFWQALGGKLKAALNYMVTFGLEVHRPVQAEVVTEKMLKFRVTKETAP
- a CDS encoding phage tail sheath subtilisin-like domain-containing protein, with product MPTYTTPGIYREERLLEARAEPRTGVPAFLGYTGRVPGDELGRKTLYTPQRVTLWPQFEEAFGPPPPGGHLADAVRGFFENRGTLCYVVPLDRADPPRDALKMGLDALASWETGDLVCTPDLIRMYPQEALPPPDSLGPVWSAYVGQLLRRWGRSPNPEEVTAMQNDVLGLCDSLEGPFAILDSLPGADPSQVLVQRQKLKGTRGALYYPWIKLEETTCVPPCGHVAGVYARSDRQVGVHKAPANEVLEGALDLEVSLTNGEQGLLNPAGVNCLRAFPGRGIRVWGARTLSRDENLAYVSVCRLLLTVARWVGQTLSEAVFEPHDPSLWAGIRRELTVYFTDLFQRGALKGTSPEEAFSVKCDEETSPPEVRRAGRLVAEVRLAPTEPNEFVILRIIQEAGGATVAFKPTRPRGSPGTPNPTGGGPPPELAITRIEYDPPGHDWAGEHVVIENKGKRPADLTGWTISDLAGHTFVFPQFTLHPGLSVRIWTKAGADTAKDLYWGRRGAAIWNNVGDRAFLRDQEGNLVHVYTCSALNRYPDTGARPAGSAGPG
- a CDS encoding phage tail protein, with product MAVGDRTDPYLAFNFLVEIDGVVAGGFSEVTGLEVEVEVHDYREGGVNGYVHRLAGPARYPSNLVLKHGMTDVDALWKWHQEVTQGTIQRKNGSIVLLDAAGEEKWRWNFVQAYPVKWTGPELRATSAVVAVETVELVHRGIAKAR
- a CDS encoding phage tail protein — protein: MPVGDRKDPYRAYNFLVELDGITRAGFRECSGLDSSQDPIEYREGNEALTPRKLPGLVKYSNITLKWGITDDAELWEWRKKAMDGKVERKNGSIVLLDDAGEEKLRWNFRNGWPTKWTGPSLNATGNEVAVEDLEITHEGVEKA
- a CDS encoding DUF4157 domain-containing protein; the protein is MEERKLESRKKPQPSQIRHSPKTTNPLFHQPDLLARLGSRARGGPAATADGSRLKRALSSRLAHAGLSLVRLQQRYGNRFVQRVLALAAERSEEQEVSPELEETIDRARGGGRPLDPESLARMEPAFHADFSRVRVHTDQEADSLSQALNARAFTTGRDIFFREGAYDPGSSAGRELLAHELTHVVQQSGEEIKPKLILGLPGDEYEREADEVAKAVARKENRSVERQAEEEKEEEEPIQLKGGGIGVDRQAGEGQEAKDPRETEDAGFGIEVEPGPVTPISKPLSRPVPTTEEEETAQATLQRKSSDTLRIQRITPEAVGAAVAVIAVTYTVVKDIVDALDGDVKYSFDRMRGQKYPRNNKNWEKITPWYSTYVDLSIWRKNGFGTRTGMKVRVHWEYNGYGLSGVYITKRWAGDAPMWGAKFTWLIQPLMAVRKDVNGNPVALVRVVLDGTYTRTLASDISSNHSWIIDGEGKCR
- a CDS encoding ATP-binding protein, which codes for MDGYEESLDHLLMELHRIALLIRAQVVRFRATGQAAMDEFRGLCIREEDVDAILARRGPFETREQDVLPGLTPLRDELASLERRISERRTMSLRNGTLLRLERLRELFDLTEFDVDLLLVCLMPELDLRYERLYAYLQDDVTKRRPGVDLAIQLLCPSFEARLTARRRFAPRAPLIKHRLVELFDDPSNPRPTLLGRYIKIDERVVEYLLGSDEPDTRLLPYARLILPRASLEDLLLPTHVKRRLRGIGRQKGPNGKGPVLYLQGPYGVGKQVTAEAVCRELGLRLLVVDGRRLLQAENPPLESALAIISREVRLQGAALYWAGFDALLADDKRPSRDLLIRELEDCGGLAFLAGETSWEPVDALHETPFVRVESRRPGYAERLHLWTRLLRDTGTTEAGLDLRALANRFALTGGQIRDALATARNLARWRNPENGHVTTGDLYRACRLHSNRRLAVLAHKIKPRYLWDDIILPEDRRRQLREICNCVKYRSLVYEDWGFDQKLSLGKGLNVLFAGPSGTGKTMAAEIMAQDLGLDLYKIDLSGVVSKYIGETEKNLARIFAEAETSNAILFFDEADALFGKRSEVRDSHDRYANVEISYLLQRMEEYEGVVILATNLRKNMDDAFVRRMHFAVEFPFPGERDRRRIWEGIWPEQTPLSQDLDLDFMARQFEIAGGNIRNVAVAASFLAADEGGVLNMSHLIRATRREYQKMGKVLSEGEFGRYARLAETR
- a CDS encoding phage tail assembly protein, whose amino-acid sequence is MTLETEFPFTLPRGYVDADGNLHREGVMRLATAYDEIAPMKDPRVQANPGYLVIILLSRVITRLGELTHINPKIIEGIFSADLAFLQDFYRRVNQNGHSRLGVTCPHCEKAFEVEVNGSGG